A genomic segment from Bos mutus isolate GX-2022 chromosome 14, NWIPB_WYAK_1.1, whole genome shotgun sequence encodes:
- the CHRAC1 gene encoding chromatin accessibility complex protein 1, with protein MADMVVGKDKCGEQRLVSLPLSRIRVIMKSSPEVSSINQEALVLTAKATELFVQYLATYSYRHGSGKEKKALTYSDLSNTAEESETFQFLADILPKKILASKYLKMLKEKREEEEENNNDETDDDEAES; from the exons ATGGCGGACATGGTCGTGGGCAAGGATAAGTGCGGGGAGCAGCGGTTGGTGTCGCTGCCCCTGTCCCGCATCCGGGTCATCATGAAGAGCTCCCCCGAAGTGTCCAGCATCAACCAGGAGGCGCTGGTGCTCACCGCCAAGGCCACG gaACTCTTTGTTCAGTATCTTGCCACCTATTCCTACAGACATggcagtggaaaagaaaagaaagcactcACCTATAGTGACTTATCAAATACTGCAGAAGAGTCGGAAACTTTTCAGTTTCTTGCAG ATATATTACCAAAGAAGATTTTAGCTAGTAAATATctgaaaatgcttaaagagaagagagaagaggaggaggagaataaCAACGATGAGACTGATGACGACGAAGCGGAATCCTGA